Proteins encoded by one window of Candidatus Odinarchaeum yellowstonii:
- a CDS encoding PadR family transcriptional regulator, which produces MSISKLSLEEKKTILKEFFKKPKKTLLRLYILARLLDGEDHGYNIRKTILEKTHRTWRPSNYLIYNELKNMEKKQLLTSLIEQHGDLKLKKYRLTHLGIEELYKLSVAIISVFDTASLGFDLNYPSASEQIEKWLRSVDQLPIEEQTTLLLKMQRAVEIFLEAIRLRLKDKSHLE; this is translated from the coding sequence ATGAGTATTTCAAAGCTAAGCTTAGAAGAGAAGAAAACAATTCTAAAAGAATTCTTCAAGAAACCTAAGAAAACACTGCTAAGACTTTATATTTTAGCGCGGCTTTTAGACGGAGAAGACCACGGCTATAATATAAGGAAGACGATTCTAGAAAAGACTCATAGAACATGGAGGCCCTCAAATTATTTAATATATAATGAGTTAAAAAACATGGAGAAAAAGCAGCTTTTAACCAGTTTAATCGAGCAGCACGGCGACTTAAAACTTAAAAAATATAGGTTAACTCACTTAGGGATAGAAGAATTATATAAGCTGAGCGTAGCGATTATAAGCGTCTTCGATACAGCTAGCTTAGGCTTCGATTTAAATTATCCCTCAGCCAGCGAGCAGATAGAGAAATGGCTGCGAAGCGTAGATCAGCTACCGATAGAAGAGCAAACCACTCTACTTTTAAAAATGCAGAGAGCTGTGGAAATTTTTCTGGAAGCTATCCGCTTACGTTTAAAAGATAAGAGTCACCTGGAGTGA